In one Lolium rigidum isolate FL_2022 chromosome 3, APGP_CSIRO_Lrig_0.1, whole genome shotgun sequence genomic region, the following are encoded:
- the LOC124699532 gene encoding adenine/guanine permease AZG2-like: MTGTAPWHRLAEAEAAVNRSVAASRVGRYFKLDARKSSFTKELRAGAATFLTMAYIISVNAAILTDSGGPCTVHDCTPVPGNSTVAPGPECMVGTSNPGYQQCLARTKSDLVVATAVAAMAASFAMGALANLPLALAPGMGANAYFAYNMVGFHGSGSIPYRTALAGVMLEGIVFFALSAVGLRSKLARLIPRNIRLASAVGIGLFLAFTGLQANQGLGLVGASPTTLVTLTACSETDPVTGACLGGTLHSPTFWLGAAGFLLTATCLARDVKGGMIYGIVFVTAVSWIRGTSVTVFPDTPAGNAGFSYFKKIVDFHTIESTAGQLSFGGFRHGNVWLAMLTLLYVDVLDTTSTMYSMAEYGGFTDGAGGFEGEYRAFLVDAGSTVLSAALGSTTVTTYIESTAGIREGGRTGLTAITVSACFLASLFFSPLLMSVPPWAVGPSLVLVGAMMMRVAKDIEWGDMKEAIPSFVTMALMPLTFSIANGIIAGLGVYVALHWYDWANHACGRVGKALDDRRNQVAAATAEVGPAQDV, encoded by the coding sequence ATGACAGGAACGGCGCCGTGGCACAGGCTCGCCGAGGCCGAGGCCGCCGTGAACCGCTCCGTGGCGGCGAGCCGCGTCGGGAGGTACTTCAAGCTCGACGCGCGCAAGAGCTCCTTCACCAAGGAGCTGCGCGCCGGTGCCGCCACCTTCctcaccatggcatacatcatctCCGTCAACGCCGCCATCCTCACGGACTCCGGCGGGCCGTGCACCGTGCACGACTGCACTCCGGTGCCGGGCAACTCCACGGTAGCTCCTGGGCCGGAGTGCATGGTGGGGACGTCTAACCCGGGGTACCAACAGTGCCTGGCGCGCACCAAGAGCGACCTGGTCGTCGCGacggccgtggccgccatggccgcctcttTCGCCATGGGCGCGCTCGCCAACCTCCCGCTGGCCCTGGCCCCCGGGATGGGTGCCAACGCCTACTTCGCGTACAACATGGTCGGCTTCCACGGGTCCGGGTCCATCCCCTACCGCACGGCGCTGGCCGGCGTCATGCTCGAGGGCATCGTCTTCTTCGCCCTCTCCGCCGTCGGCCTCCGGTCGAAGCTGGCGCGGCTGATCCCGCGCAACATCCGCCTCGCCTCGGCCGTAGGGATCGGGCTGTTCCTGGCCTTCACGGGCCTTCAGGCGAACCAGGGCCTGGGCCTCGTCGGCGCCAGCCCGACCACGCTCGTCACCCTCACCGCCTGCTCCGAGACCGACCCCGTCACCGGCGCCTGCCTCGGCGGCACCCTGCACAGCCCCACCTTCTGGCTCGGCGCCGCGGGGTTCCTCCTCACCGCCACCTGCCTCGCCAGGGACGTCAAGGGCGGCATGATATACGGCATCGTCTTCGTCACGGCCGTCTCCTGGATCCGAGGCACCAGCGTCACCGTCTTCCCGGACACGCCGGCGGGGAATGCCGGCTTCTCCTACTTCAAGAAGATTGTCGACTTCCACACGATCGAGAGCACGGCCGGGCAGCTCAGCTTCGGCGGCTTCCGCCACGGCAACGTGTGGCTGGCCATGCTCACGCTGCTGTACGTGGACGTGCTCGACACCACGAGCACAATGTACTCCATGGCGGAGTACGGTGGGTTCACCGACGGCGCGGGCGGGTTCGAGGGCGAGTACCGGGCTTTCCTCGTCGACGCCGGGTCCACGGTGCTGAGCGCCGCGCTAGGGAGCACCACGGTGACGACCTACATCGAGTCGACGGCGGGGATCAGGGAGGGCGGCAGGACCGGGTTGACCGCGATCACCGTGTCAGCGTGCTTCCTGGCGTCGCTCTTCTTCTCGCCGCTGCTGATGAGCGTGCCGCCGTGGGCCGTCGGGCCGTCGCTGGTGCTGGTGGGCGCCATGATGATGCGCGTGGCCAAGGACATCGAGTGGGGCGACATGAAGGAGGCCATCCCGTCGTTCGTCACCATGGCGCTCATGCCGCTCACCTTCTCCATCGCCAACGGCATCATCGCCGGCCTAGGCGTCTACGTCGCGCTGCACTGGTACGACTGGGCCAACCACGCCTGCGGCAGGGTGGGGAAGGCGCTCGACGACCGCCGGAACCAGGTCGCCGCTGCCACGGCCGAGGTCGGCCCGGCGCAAGACGTGTGA